One genomic window of Spiroplasma endosymbiont of Diplazon laetatorius includes the following:
- the rplD gene encoding 50S ribosomal protein L4, with product MKAQVLDVKGTSLKEITLNDKVWGIEPHQQAIFDTVVSQQAALRQGTRKTKTRAEVRGGGRKPWRQKGTGRARQGSIRAPQWRGGGVTFGPTPNINYKKAVNKKVRQLAIRSALSIKAKEANLVVLDKFAFSKPSTKEMLSVMKNIKVEDQKTLIVTKEHEELVVKSAGNIPGVKTLDFQKMNIFDLLNATKLVVTEDTVNKIEEVYA from the coding sequence ATGAAAGCACAAGTTTTAGATGTTAAGGGAACATCTCTTAAAGAAATTACATTAAACGATAAAGTTTGAGGTATTGAACCTCATCAACAAGCAATCTTTGATACAGTTGTTTCACAACAAGCTGCATTAAGACAAGGAACAAGAAAAACAAAAACTAGAGCTGAAGTACGTGGTGGAGGTAGAAAACCTTGAAGACAAAAAGGTACAGGACGTGCCCGTCAAGGATCTATTAGAGCTCCACAATGAAGGGGTGGGGGAGTAACTTTTGGTCCTACACCAAACATTAACTACAAAAAAGCAGTTAATAAAAAAGTTAGACAATTAGCAATTAGAAGTGCTTTAAGTATTAAAGCAAAAGAAGCAAACTTAGTAGTATTAGATAAATTTGCATTCTCAAAACCTTCAACAAAAGAAATGTTATCAGTAATGAAAAACATTAAAGTTGAAGATCAAAAAACATTAATAGTAACTAAAGAACATGAAGAATTAGTTGTTAAATCAGCAGGAAACATTCCAGGAGTTAAAACATTAGACTTCCAAAAAATGAACATCTTTGATTTATTAAACGCAACTAAATTAGTTGTTACTGAAGATACTGTAAACAAAATCGAGGAGGTGTATGCATAA
- the alaS gene encoding alanine--tRNA ligase: MKRLSANEIRQMWLDFFKSKDHYFLEPVSLVPVDDPSLLWINSGVATLKPYFDGRMNPPSPRLTNSQKSIRTNDIENVGVTARHQTMFEMLGNFSIGDYFKKEAIEFAWELLTSPKWFDIDPELLYITVFNEDEEAYNVWTKTIGIKEDHIFKGPRDTNFWDVGQGPCGPNTEIFFDRGEKWDPENIGPRLLKDDIENDRYIEIWNIVFSQFNNDGNNNYAELPRKNIDTGAGFERLVSIFQDAPTNFETDIFFPTIQEVEKLCNSEFKYSIDNYYNENKEQTKINTGFKVIADHVRAVVFAISDGVFPGNKDRGYIIRRLIRRSSVYGRKLGIQEAFLYKLVDKVIEAMKDFYPYLVEKADSVKEIIKQEELRFLKTLSKGFEHLENIIKTENKVTGKNALLLFESFGFPIELTVEIATESEVEVDLESYEKLLEQAKDLARNSRKDDKAWNKQSAILTGLKVESEFVGYEVEEVETKVNFIFEDETSLESATDKVVFVTLEKTPFYAEKGGQASDNGHLIDDNENRHLVLDVQAGLNGQHIHKVQINGTLKVGDNVKAEINSEKRFYTMKNHSGTHILQAGIQEVLGKDALQSGSYNDENGLRIDISYNRLPSQEELDKIHSAINREIKNSIPREIIYCSLEEAVEKHNALALFTEKYGGTVRVIKFGKFSCELCGGTHVENTKDIEDLLITSVESKGSGVFRYHAVTSHKEVANYLNEQFRKQKAEISPIIDKFNNFKLKVKNENIENEINSILSMDVTKINLISIKQKVNEIKNLFKLYQKEVEDIMIEESLSKYSNIEPVESNGINIIELEINDLEMKELKALSDKLQNKFENLVIKFANTVDKVFIVSVSENISNENKAIELFKNNGKYDVKGGGNNTFAQGKII, translated from the coding sequence ATGAAAAGACTTTCTGCAAACGAAATTAGACAAATGTGATTGGATTTCTTTAAATCAAAAGATCACTATTTTTTAGAACCTGTTAGTTTAGTTCCTGTTGATGATCCAAGTTTATTATGAATAAACTCAGGGGTTGCAACACTAAAACCATATTTTGATGGAAGAATGAATCCTCCATCACCAAGACTAACTAATTCTCAAAAATCTATTAGAACAAATGATATTGAAAATGTTGGAGTCACTGCAAGACACCAAACTATGTTTGAGATGTTAGGTAACTTCTCAATTGGAGATTACTTTAAAAAAGAAGCAATAGAATTTGCTTGAGAACTTTTAACTTCTCCAAAGTGATTTGATATAGATCCAGAACTTTTATATATAACTGTTTTTAATGAAGATGAAGAAGCTTATAATGTTTGAACTAAAACAATTGGTATAAAAGAAGATCACATATTCAAAGGACCAAGAGATACAAACTTTTGAGACGTTGGACAAGGACCTTGTGGACCTAATACTGAAATATTCTTTGATCGTGGAGAAAAATGAGACCCAGAAAACATAGGACCTAGACTTTTAAAAGACGATATTGAAAACGATAGATATATTGAAATTTGAAATATTGTATTTTCACAATTCAATAATGATGGAAACAATAACTATGCAGAACTTCCAAGGAAAAATATAGATACTGGTGCTGGATTTGAAAGACTAGTATCAATATTCCAAGATGCTCCTACAAACTTTGAAACAGATATTTTCTTTCCAACTATTCAAGAGGTTGAAAAATTATGTAACTCTGAATTCAAATATTCAATAGATAACTATTACAATGAAAATAAAGAACAAACAAAAATTAATACTGGTTTCAAAGTAATTGCAGACCACGTTAGAGCAGTTGTTTTTGCAATTAGTGATGGTGTATTCCCTGGAAATAAAGACAGAGGATACATTATTAGAAGATTAATTAGAAGAAGTTCGGTATATGGAAGAAAACTTGGTATTCAAGAAGCTTTCTTATATAAATTAGTAGATAAAGTAATTGAAGCAATGAAAGACTTTTATCCTTACTTAGTTGAAAAAGCAGATTCTGTAAAAGAAATCATTAAACAAGAAGAATTAAGATTCTTAAAAACTCTTTCAAAAGGATTTGAACACTTAGAAAACATTATTAAAACCGAAAACAAAGTAACTGGTAAGAATGCTTTATTACTATTTGAATCATTTGGTTTCCCAATAGAATTAACAGTTGAAATCGCAACAGAATCAGAAGTTGAAGTTGATCTTGAAAGTTATGAAAAATTATTAGAACAAGCTAAAGATCTTGCTAGAAATTCAAGAAAAGACGATAAAGCTTGAAATAAACAATCTGCTATTTTAACTGGTTTAAAAGTTGAAAGTGAATTTGTTGGATATGAAGTTGAAGAGGTTGAAACCAAAGTAAACTTTATATTTGAAGATGAAACATCTTTAGAATCAGCTACAGACAAAGTTGTTTTTGTAACTTTAGAAAAAACTCCTTTCTATGCCGAAAAAGGTGGACAAGCTTCAGATAATGGTCACTTAATAGATGATAATGAAAATCGTCATTTAGTATTAGATGTACAAGCAGGACTGAATGGCCAACACATACACAAGGTTCAAATTAATGGAACTTTAAAAGTTGGAGATAATGTTAAAGCTGAAATAAATAGTGAGAAGAGATTCTACACTATGAAAAACCACTCTGGAACTCATATACTACAAGCTGGTATTCAAGAAGTTTTAGGAAAAGATGCTTTACAAAGTGGTAGTTACAATGATGAAAATGGATTAAGAATAGATATTTCTTATAACAGATTACCAAGCCAAGAAGAACTAGATAAAATTCATAGCGCAATAAATAGAGAGATTAAAAACTCTATACCAAGAGAAATTATCTATTGTTCTCTTGAAGAAGCTGTTGAAAAACACAATGCCCTTGCTTTGTTTACTGAAAAATATGGTGGAACTGTTAGGGTTATTAAATTTGGTAAATTTTCTTGTGAACTTTGTGGTGGAACTCATGTAGAAAACACAAAAGATATTGAAGACTTATTAATAACAAGTGTTGAATCAAAAGGTAGTGGTGTATTTAGATACCATGCCGTTACAAGTCACAAAGAAGTTGCTAACTACTTAAATGAGCAATTTAGAAAACAAAAGGCTGAAATTTCTCCTATCATAGATAAATTTAATAACTTCAAACTTAAAGTTAAAAATGAAAATATTGAAAATGAAATAAATTCAATACTTTCTATGGATGTTACTAAAATTAATTTAATTTCCATTAAACAAAAAGTTAATGAAATTAAAAATTTATTTAAACTTTACCAAAAAGAAGTTGAAGACATTATGATAGAAGAAAGTTTATCTAAATATTCAAATATCGAACCAGTTGAATCAAATGGTATTAATATAATTGAATTAGAGATTAATGATCTTGAAATGAAAGAACTAAAAGCTCTTTCAGATAAGTTACAAAATAAATTTGAAAACTTAGTAATTAAATTTGCAAACACTGTTGATAAAGTTTTTATAGTTTCTGTAAGTGAAAATATTTCAAATGAAAATAAAGCAATTGAATTATTTAAAAATAACGGTAAGTATGATGTTAAAGGTGGAGGGAACAACACCTTTGCTCAAGGAAAAATTATCTAA
- a CDS encoding ABC transporter permease: MKKSNFFLLIKQGIKGVFRYKTQFILIVILGFFASLILSVTNSINDRMTSEYERTMSKVDKFDYYDEKSLETASALDTKTMVPIMDFISDEYITKDNKAVAYNVNISMASEGSKETFITKAFASTDFTTEFTELINNNEYNKSWFNYSAEQNAGDEAKYFSAYGLDSKKSNLVETNYWSQISYIDAGGTDRNLSALDVYTSGTTFLSKQLKGFTIKTINLLKTELRASFNEIKDQNSMFGKMINKNIIKEDDILINEDLEYSNATNFQKEINTYIDNAFLSIVVQINKMVHDYVQYHMEKAINSKFDEGTKAVLDEFSDSSKLEKNSVQNATILKDWLFNKTNESKEGKSFYETGANGQLAHIESNGNVINADGLKLMDTGDFLESLMKDKNSFTKKDIYNKENADIVATYFERQKLLGLASGVDVYSRMEAVFADNAAERHYRMVVMDDWTEKNTTVYQGNKPRTKNEVLLNPQYAKENKIKIGSNIKVGGANLTVSGFAADPYTNFPIADLTVPFPNNKKGAIIYIQKNIIDSVLTANESKVTTTNVYRFLTVKDKTSVEKNISLFNSLNYNSLDNLQADQENVSKNGENFAEKVKDSFTHYKGSALSFNWELTPLVLKTFSTISYIVCLIILAICLITMLIAIKKTIQFNAGEIGILKALGTKNSQIAFSYISYGLVLLLFVVPLSWFLGGYAQESFCRLFISYTGGAYNEARFNAWSLGALMLLFGGFTIIVSYITALFLINKPVLEIINKKETIRRIQWIDNLKLKMTKNTKFTTKFSIELAISGMKPTLISTITVLIASLLITSSMSIPGMVNTAVSSYYKNVKYSNKIENLESIGNSPLSKTSLSAWNGVDYYDQYLNNVTGEFGKTNYLSDSVTNVTGISDYSMIPKFFYNSKANDNKGGFEWSLKELSSGSLLNMIGYIFGNNIPQTIGRAINMSDIQRILEYVIHDGTNEKIKTKEARIKKTDDLSAVLSEGLPPILSAIFPGEINNEEGGDGWKGAIMSAILSQTPSYVKSYLSKSENRYNQYTFGWTFSNYVPGEDDFYTKTDFTTSNKNMALTGVQSNQKAYKLSDNSSKMFIDDVSVEKLEKVLNGESKESIKTKNQFNLYSNGVLNIPVTMNDQSKFKLNKSRSENIKIDNFKAKRLVMSLDGVNMPNSAWAYDDTDWNKVNLGSKFDGKKVYLDPAGLDTSKFTFAKSFEYSGEKIMAFDRNLNATNVSETAMGFADILGDKSEVRPYYTYDNLFMFVPKSYETSLTALDKGEQNDKWYGYVKSEQVPEKTRKDWERATGESNISDYIWIRPYSLTYDSTYKPEDAQPGSELGNLLSWKNSFFRQNFVEPKAGIIDRDVEMNFGIKEIRLVPVSTVDVYGSDIILADQDLTNLVHGYSTSKYTPYNYVYEKETNGSYNLGDETIDTFTWTTASDLTSRGIEDQIWGDASQKSYSPSRWFSGIMSQSKEPYFLTSQASFSKSVRTGEYTLSGGSQYYDTLEMKNVEFLSEQKALINQVAGLVLTIAISFIVVIVITATLSMIIITDLYVNQYRKFMIVMKSLGYSNWKVIKYSFGTLTILAGIAMLLGISGSAVLVTLTGSFIKQNVGSIPLGLSWWALLASTIIMVTSFITSISITTWKIRKESPVSLMK; the protein is encoded by the coding sequence ATGAAGAAGAGCAATTTTTTCTTGTTAATAAAACAAGGGATAAAGGGTGTCTTCAGATATAAAACTCAATTCATATTAATAGTTATTCTTGGATTCTTTGCATCACTAATTTTAAGTGTTACAAACTCAATCAATGATAGAATGACAAGTGAATATGAAAGAACCATGAGCAAAGTGGACAAGTTTGATTACTATGATGAAAAATCATTGGAAACTGCAAGTGCTTTAGATACTAAAACAATGGTTCCTATTATGGACTTTATATCTGATGAATACATTACAAAGGACAATAAAGCTGTTGCGTATAACGTAAATATATCAATGGCTTCTGAGGGAAGCAAAGAAACTTTTATTACAAAAGCTTTCGCTTCTACAGATTTTACAACTGAATTTACAGAATTAATTAATAACAATGAGTACAATAAGTCTTGATTTAACTACAGTGCTGAACAAAACGCAGGAGACGAAGCTAAATACTTTAGTGCGTACGGTTTAGATTCTAAAAAATCAAATTTAGTTGAGACTAATTATTGAAGTCAAATTAGTTATATTGATGCTGGGGGAACAGACAGAAACCTTTCTGCATTAGATGTTTATACAAGTGGAACAACATTTTTATCAAAACAATTAAAAGGTTTTACAATAAAAACTATTAATTTATTAAAAACTGAATTAAGAGCTTCTTTTAATGAAATAAAAGATCAAAACTCAATGTTTGGTAAAATGATAAATAAAAACATTATAAAAGAAGATGATATTTTAATAAACGAAGATTTAGAGTATTCAAATGCTACTAATTTCCAAAAAGAAATAAATACATATATCGATAATGCTTTTTTATCAATAGTAGTACAAATTAATAAAATGGTTCACGATTATGTACAATACCATATGGAAAAAGCAATTAATTCAAAATTTGATGAAGGTACTAAAGCTGTTTTAGATGAATTTTCTGATTCTAGTAAGTTAGAAAAAAATTCAGTCCAAAATGCAACAATTCTTAAAGACTGATTATTTAATAAAACAAACGAATCAAAAGAAGGAAAAAGCTTTTATGAAACTGGAGCAAATGGACAACTTGCTCACATTGAATCAAATGGAAACGTTATAAATGCTGACGGTTTAAAACTAATGGATACTGGAGACTTTTTAGAAAGTCTTATGAAAGATAAAAATAGTTTTACAAAAAAAGACATTTATAACAAAGAAAATGCAGATATAGTAGCAACTTATTTTGAGAGACAAAAATTACTGGGTCTAGCATCTGGTGTTGATGTTTATTCAAGAATGGAAGCTGTTTTTGCTGACAATGCAGCAGAAAGACATTACAGAATGGTTGTAATGGATGATTGAACAGAAAAAAACACAACTGTTTATCAAGGAAATAAACCAAGAACTAAAAATGAAGTTTTATTAAACCCTCAATACGCAAAGGAAAATAAAATAAAAATAGGTTCAAACATTAAAGTTGGGGGTGCCAACTTAACTGTTTCTGGTTTTGCAGCAGATCCATACACAAACTTCCCGATTGCGGATTTAACTGTGCCTTTCCCTAACAATAAAAAGGGAGCTATTATATATATTCAAAAGAATATTATCGATAGTGTTTTAACTGCAAACGAATCAAAAGTAACAACAACAAATGTTTATAGATTTTTAACAGTAAAAGATAAAACAAGTGTTGAAAAAAATATTAGTTTATTTAATTCTCTAAACTACAATAGTTTAGATAACTTACAAGCGGATCAAGAAAATGTTTCAAAAAATGGTGAAAACTTTGCTGAAAAAGTAAAAGATAGTTTTACTCACTATAAAGGAAGTGCTCTTTCATTTAACTGAGAACTTACACCTTTAGTTTTGAAAACATTTTCAACTATTTCATATATTGTGTGTTTAATAATACTTGCAATATGTTTAATTACTATGTTAATTGCAATCAAAAAAACAATTCAATTTAATGCCGGAGAAATTGGTATATTAAAGGCTTTAGGTACTAAAAATAGTCAAATAGCTTTCTCATATATATCATATGGATTAGTGTTATTGTTATTTGTTGTTCCACTATCTTGATTCTTAGGTGGTTATGCTCAAGAATCTTTCTGTAGATTATTTATATCTTATACAGGTGGTGCTTACAATGAAGCACGATTCAATGCATGATCTCTTGGGGCTTTAATGCTTCTGTTTGGTGGATTTACAATTATAGTTTCTTATATAACTGCTTTATTTTTAATTAACAAACCAGTTCTTGAAATAATAAACAAGAAAGAAACTATAAGAAGAATTCAATGAATAGATAACTTAAAATTAAAAATGACAAAAAATACTAAATTCACAACTAAATTTAGTATTGAACTTGCAATTAGTGGTATGAAACCAACTCTTATTTCTACAATTACTGTTTTAATAGCTTCATTGTTGATAACATCTTCAATGTCTATTCCGGGAATGGTAAATACTGCAGTTAGTTCATATTATAAAAATGTTAAATATTCAAATAAAATTGAAAACTTAGAATCAATTGGTAACTCACCACTTTCAAAAACAAGTTTATCTGCTTGAAATGGTGTAGACTACTATGATCAGTATCTAAATAATGTAACAGGTGAATTTGGAAAAACAAATTACTTGAGTGATTCTGTAACTAATGTTACTGGAATATCTGATTATTCAATGATACCTAAATTCTTTTACAACAGCAAAGCCAATGATAATAAAGGTGGTTTTGAATGATCACTAAAAGAACTTTCAAGTGGTTCATTATTAAATATGATTGGATATATATTTGGAAATAATATACCTCAAACAATAGGTAGAGCTATAAATATGTCTGATATTCAAAGAATTTTAGAATATGTAATACATGATGGAACAAATGAAAAAATTAAAACAAAAGAGGCCAGAATCAAAAAAACAGATGACTTATCTGCTGTTCTTTCTGAAGGGTTACCACCAATATTAAGTGCAATTTTCCCTGGGGAAATTAATAATGAAGAGGGTGGAGATGGATGAAAAGGCGCAATTATGTCAGCTATTCTAAGTCAAACTCCAAGTTACGTAAAAAGTTATTTAAGTAAAAGTGAAAACAGATATAACCAATATACATTTGGATGAACTTTCTCAAACTATGTACCCGGTGAAGATGATTTCTATACAAAAACAGATTTTACAACAAGTAACAAAAATATGGCTTTAACTGGAGTTCAATCAAATCAAAAAGCTTATAAATTAAGTGACAATTCAAGCAAAATGTTTATAGATGATGTATCTGTAGAAAAACTTGAAAAAGTTTTAAATGGAGAATCAAAAGAATCTATAAAAACTAAAAACCAATTTAACTTATATTCAAATGGTGTTTTAAATATACCAGTTACTATGAATGATCAATCAAAGTTTAAGCTAAACAAATCAAGAAGTGAAAATATAAAAATAGATAACTTCAAAGCAAAAAGATTAGTTATGTCACTTGATGGTGTTAATATGCCAAATAGTGCGTGAGCTTACGATGACACTGATTGAAATAAAGTCAATTTAGGTTCTAAATTTGATGGTAAAAAAGTTTATCTAGATCCTGCTGGATTAGATACTTCTAAATTCACATTTGCTAAGTCATTTGAATATAGCGGAGAAAAGATTATGGCATTTGATAGAAATTTAAATGCAACAAACGTATCTGAAACTGCTATGGGATTTGCTGATATTTTAGGAGATAAATCTGAAGTAAGACCGTATTATACATATGATAATTTATTTATGTTTGTGCCAAAATCTTATGAAACTAGTTTAACTGCATTAGACAAAGGTGAACAAAATGATAAATGATATGGTTATGTAAAATCTGAACAAGTACCAGAAAAAACTAGAAAAGACTGAGAAAGAGCTACGGGTGAATCAAATATTAGTGATTACATCTGAATTAGACCTTATTCATTAACTTATGACAGCACTTATAAACCAGAAGATGCTCAACCAGGTTCAGAATTGGGAAATTTATTATCTTGAAAAAACTCATTCTTTAGACAAAACTTTGTTGAACCTAAAGCAGGGATAATAGACAGAGATGTTGAAATGAACTTTGGAATAAAAGAAATTAGACTTGTTCCAGTATCAACAGTTGATGTTTACGGAAGTGATATTATATTAGCCGATCAAGACCTAACTAATTTAGTTCATGGTTATTCAACAAGTAAATATACTCCTTATAACTATGTATATGAAAAAGAAACAAATGGATCATATAACTTAGGGGACGAAACAATTGATACATTTACTTGAACAACAGCAAGTGACTTAACAAGCAGAGGTATAGAGGATCAAATTTGAGGTGATGCAAGTCAAAAATCATATAGTCCTTCTAGATGATTTAGTGGTATTATGTCTCAATCAAAAGAACCTTACTTCTTAACAAGTCAGGCATCATTCTCAAAATCAGTTAGAACTGGTGAATACACTCTAAGTGGTGGAAGTCAGTACTATGATACTTTAGAGATGAAAAATGTTGAGTTCTTATCGGAACAAAAAGCATTAATAAACCAAGTTGCTGGTTTAGTATTGACAATAGCTATCTCATTCATAGTTGTTATTGTTATTACAGCAACACTATCAATGATAATTATTACTGATCTATATGTAAATCAATACAGAAAATTCATGATTGTTATGAAATCACTTGGATACTCAAACTGAAAAGTTATTAAGTATTCATTTGGAACACTAACAATATTAGCCGGAATAGCTATGCTTCTTGGAATATCTGGAAGTGCTGTATTAGTTACTTTAACAGGATCGTTTATTAAACAAAATGTAGGTTCTATTCCTTTAGGTCTAAGTTGATGAGCGTTATTAGCTTCAACCATAATTATGGTTACAAGCTTCATAACTTCTATATCAATCACAACTTGAAAAATAAGAAAAGAATCACCAGTTTCATTAATGAAATAG
- the rplC gene encoding 50S ribosomal protein L3, producing the protein MKGILGRKLEMTQIFSESGKLIPVTVIAVEPNTVLQVKSVEKDGYQALKLGTITKRANLLNKPDMGQFKKVNSEPKRFVKEIRDMEGYETGATINAADVFNAGEFVDVTGISKGKGFAGAIKRHNYSRGPMGHGSGYHRGIGSMGAIINRIFKSKKMAGHMGHEQVTIQNLEVIKIDTERNLVLVKGSVPGPRKGFVVIKQNVKGRKAQEAVSLLSRNTATKAVVEPTPAPVVEETAPAAE; encoded by the coding sequence ATGAAAGGAATCTTAGGACGTAAGTTAGAGATGACTCAAATCTTTAGTGAAAGCGGTAAATTAATTCCAGTTACTGTTATTGCAGTAGAACCAAATACAGTTTTACAAGTAAAATCAGTTGAAAAAGATGGATACCAAGCACTAAAATTGGGAACAATCACAAAAAGAGCTAACTTATTAAATAAACCAGACATGGGTCAATTTAAAAAAGTTAACTCAGAACCTAAGCGCTTCGTAAAAGAAATCAGAGATATGGAAGGATACGAAACAGGTGCAACAATTAATGCAGCCGACGTATTCAACGCTGGTGAATTTGTGGACGTTACAGGTATATCAAAAGGTAAAGGATTTGCAGGTGCAATCAAAAGACATAATTACTCAAGAGGACCAATGGGTCACGGATCAGGATACCACAGAGGTATTGGGTCAATGGGAGCAATTATCAACAGAATCTTCAAATCTAAAAAAATGGCAGGTCACATGGGACATGAACAAGTGACAATCCAAAACTTAGAAGTAATCAAAATCGATACTGAAAGAAATTTAGTTTTAGTTAAAGGATCAGTTCCTGGTCCAAGAAAAGGGTTTGTTGTAATTAAACAAAACGTTAAAGGTAGAAAAGCGCAAGAAGCAGTTTCATTGTTATCAAGAAACACTGCTACTAAAGCTGTAGTTGAACCAACTCCAGCTCCAGTAGTTGAAGAAACAGCTCCTGCAGCTGAATAA
- the rpsJ gene encoding 30S ribosomal protein S10 produces MAQQKIKIKLKGYDHAIVDQSIAKIIEAAESTGAKVRGPIPLPTEKQIITILRATHKYKDSREQFEMRTHKRILEIVEPTPKTMDSLTRVQLPTGVNIEIKL; encoded by the coding sequence ATGGCTCAACAAAAAATTAAAATCAAACTTAAAGGTTACGATCACGCTATTGTTGACCAATCAATTGCTAAAATTATTGAAGCAGCTGAGTCAACTGGAGCTAAAGTTCGTGGACCTATTCCATTACCAACAGAAAAGCAAATTATTACAATATTAAGAGCTACTCATAAATACAAAGATAGTAGAGAGCAGTTCGAAATGAGAACACATAAAAGAATACTTGAGATAGTTGAACCAACACCTAAAACAATGGACTCATTAACAAGAGTTCAATTGCCTACTGGTGTTAATATCGAAATTAAATTATAG
- the rplW gene encoding 50S ribosomal protein L23 yields the protein MHLTQVIKKPLLTEKTYLGQQNGAYTFVVDKKANKTLIKKTFEEIFQVKVKDVRTMNYDGKDKRMGKFVGKTAGFKKAIIVLKDGETLDILSDL from the coding sequence ATGCATTTAACACAAGTTATTAAAAAACCTTTGTTAACTGAAAAGACTTACTTAGGTCAACAAAATGGTGCGTACACATTTGTTGTTGATAAAAAAGCAAACAAAACATTAATCAAAAAAACATTCGAAGAAATTTTCCAAGTTAAAGTTAAAGACGTAAGAACTATGAACTATGACGGAAAAGACAAAAGAATGGGAAAATTTGTTGGTAAAACAGCAGGTTTCAAAAAAGCCATCATTGTATTAAAAGATGGAGAAACATTAGATATCTTATCAGACTTATAG